From the Oryza glaberrima chromosome 5, OglaRS2, whole genome shotgun sequence genome, one window contains:
- the LOC127774525 gene encoding membrane protein PM19L, producing MAGVGRTMIAPLLVLNLIMYLIVIGFASWNLNHYINGETNHPGVAGNGATFYFLVFAILAGVVGAASKLAGVHHVRSWGAHSLAAGAASALIAWAITALAFGLACKEIHIGGYRGWRLRVLEAFVIILAFTQLLYVAMLHGGLFSGNHAAGAGGYGGDYPADHHHKPAAAARV from the coding sequence ATGGCCGGAGTAGGGAGGACGATGATCGCGCCGCTGCTGGTGCTGAATCTGATCATGTACTTGATCGTGATCGGGTTCGCGAGCTGGAACCTCAACCACTACATCAACGGCGAGACCAACCACCCGGGGGtcgccggcaacggcgccacCTTCTACTTCCTCGTCTTCGCCATCCTCGCGGGGgtggtcggcgccgcctccaagctcgccggcgtccaccACGTCCGCTCCTGGGGCGCGcacagcctcgccgccggcgccgcgtcggCGCTCATCGCCTGGGCCATCACCGCGCTCGCCTTCGGCCTCGCCTGCAAGGAGATCCACATCGGCGGCTACCGCGGGTGGCGCCTCCGCGTGCTCGAAGCCTTCGTCATCATCCTCGCCTTCACGCAGCTGCTCTACGTCGCCATGCTCCACGGCGGCCTCTTCTCCGGcaaccacgccgccggcgccggcggctacggcggcgactaccccgccgaccaccaccacaagcccgccgccgcggccaggGTCTAA